In the Acidovorax sp. A79 genome, one interval contains:
- a CDS encoding rhodanese-like domain-containing protein: MNTDWRPMGGKLAVLLFACAACAVAQAQLTAMVAVEPTARKAAHSILRTAAESGLSKAAGQTVALATSDELADVMRATRSASHDIFIGPAQVAASALQRGYELVGATQKSDRYLLVGLPQIDAVPAMKGRRLYLPQQDSLYTYMARGMLNEAGLSFQDLRAVQYEKFPQAGLTALTLGTADATVVREDEWAEWSAAHPGTARVLATSQPVPGGFSIVVKKDLPADARGKLAQWFGGASSATGLPPVAVRPEAAEYRRVAELGLFTPTSLPGVNRITAREAQSLQAQGATLVDTRTEKEFKTRRIRGAVFAAYVEKSLKDVAFNAAQDDFQALDKIPSLDKAKPVIFACNGAECWKSYKAAKVAAAKGFKSVYWLRGGLPEWDATGLPTEGG; this comes from the coding sequence ATGAACACTGACTGGAGACCCATGGGCGGCAAGCTCGCGGTGCTGCTTTTCGCGTGCGCGGCCTGTGCCGTGGCGCAGGCCCAGCTCACCGCCATGGTGGCGGTGGAGCCCACGGCCCGCAAGGCGGCCCACTCCATCCTGCGCACGGCCGCCGAGTCCGGGCTCTCCAAGGCGGCCGGCCAGACGGTGGCCCTGGCCACCAGCGACGAACTGGCCGACGTGATGCGCGCCACGCGCAGCGCCAGCCACGACATCTTCATTGGCCCCGCCCAGGTGGCCGCTTCCGCCCTGCAGCGCGGCTATGAACTGGTGGGCGCGACGCAGAAATCGGACAGGTACCTGCTGGTCGGCCTGCCGCAGATCGACGCGGTGCCGGCGATGAAGGGCCGCAGGCTCTACCTGCCCCAGCAGGATTCGCTCTATACCTACATGGCGCGCGGCATGCTCAACGAGGCGGGCCTGTCGTTCCAGGACCTGCGGGCCGTGCAGTACGAGAAGTTTCCCCAGGCGGGACTCACGGCCCTGACGCTGGGCACGGCCGACGCCACCGTGGTGCGGGAGGACGAGTGGGCGGAATGGTCCGCCGCGCACCCGGGCACCGCGCGCGTGCTGGCCACCTCGCAGCCGGTGCCGGGCGGGTTTTCCATCGTGGTGAAGAAGGACCTGCCCGCCGATGCGCGCGGCAAGCTGGCCCAGTGGTTTGGCGGGGCCTCGTCCGCCACCGGCCTGCCCCCGGTCGCCGTGCGCCCCGAGGCCGCGGAGTACCGGCGCGTTGCGGAGCTCGGCCTCTTCACGCCCACCAGCCTGCCCGGGGTGAACCGCATCACCGCGCGCGAGGCGCAGAGCCTGCAGGCCCAGGGCGCGACGCTGGTGGACACGCGCACCGAAAAGGAATTCAAGACCCGGCGCATCCGGGGCGCCGTGTTTGCCGCCTATGTGGAAAAGAGCCTCAAGGACGTGGCGTTCAACGCGGCCCAGGACGATTTCCAGGCGCTCGACAAGATTCCCAGCCTGGACAAGGCCAAGCCCGTGATCTTTGCCTGCAACGGCGCCGAATGCTGGAAGTCCTACAAGGCGGCCAAGGTGGCGGCGGCCAAGGGCTTCAAGTCCGTGTACTGGCTGCGCGGCGGGCTGCCCGAGTGGGACGCGACCGGGCTGCCCACCGAAGGCGGCTGA
- a CDS encoding sulfite oxidase, translating to MKDSMTLPRRHMLAGSAAALSALGLAGWTGSARAQQAPSPAKPLPAYAGWKSSDALIVHSSSTLETRRSAFGTSVITPSNQLYVRNNLPAPDAAILDNRDAWTVSVEGVKNPRSLTLAELKTLGVETVATVLQCSGNGRGFFPSKPSGTPWAVGAAGCVVWSGVPLRNVVAALGGLADGAAYLTGTGGEKLPEGVDPLSVLVERSVPIKATEDALLAWEMNGEPISLAHGGPLRLVVPGYQGVNNIKYVKRVAFTGAQSQARIMSHGYRMSPPGSKASPDQPSVWEMGVKSWINGPLPEKGPLKAGQVQVHGVAFGGTQAIKGVEVSVDGGKTWQAARLIGPDLGKFAWRQFVLPVTLAAGTHVLASRATDAAGNVQAEQREENLGGYNNASWRDHAVTVTAA from the coding sequence ATGAAAGATTCCATGACATTGCCGCGCCGCCACATGCTGGCCGGAAGCGCCGCTGCCTTGAGCGCGCTGGGCCTGGCCGGATGGACCGGCAGCGCCAGGGCGCAGCAGGCCCCCAGCCCCGCCAAGCCGCTACCCGCGTACGCGGGATGGAAGTCTTCCGATGCGCTCATCGTGCACAGCAGCAGCACGCTGGAAACCCGGCGCTCGGCCTTCGGCACCAGCGTCATCACGCCCTCCAACCAGCTGTATGTGCGCAACAACCTGCCTGCGCCCGATGCGGCCATCCTGGACAACCGGGACGCCTGGACGGTGTCGGTCGAAGGCGTGAAGAACCCGCGCAGCCTCACCCTGGCCGAGCTCAAGACCCTGGGCGTGGAAACCGTGGCCACCGTGCTGCAGTGCTCGGGCAACGGGCGTGGCTTCTTCCCCAGCAAGCCCAGCGGCACGCCCTGGGCCGTGGGCGCGGCGGGGTGCGTCGTGTGGAGCGGCGTGCCGCTGCGCAATGTGGTGGCGGCGCTGGGCGGGCTCGCTGATGGCGCGGCCTACCTCACGGGCACTGGGGGTGAGAAGCTGCCCGAGGGCGTGGACCCGCTGTCCGTGCTGGTGGAGCGCTCCGTGCCCATCAAGGCCACCGAGGATGCGCTGCTGGCCTGGGAAATGAATGGCGAGCCCATCTCGCTGGCGCACGGCGGCCCGCTGCGGCTGGTGGTGCCGGGCTACCAGGGCGTGAACAACATCAAGTACGTCAAGCGCGTGGCCTTCACCGGCGCACAGTCGCAGGCGCGCATCATGTCGCACGGCTACCGCATGTCGCCCCCCGGCTCCAAGGCCAGCCCCGACCAGCCGTCGGTGTGGGAGATGGGCGTCAAGTCCTGGATCAATGGCCCCCTGCCCGAGAAGGGCCCCCTCAAGGCCGGCCAGGTGCAGGTGCATGGCGTGGCCTTTGGCGGCACGCAGGCCATCAAGGGCGTGGAGGTCTCGGTGGACGGCGGCAAGACCTGGCAGGCCGCGCGGCTCATCGGCCCCGATCTGGGCAAGTTCGCGTGGCGCCAGTTCGTGCTGCCGGTGACGCTGGCGGCGGGCACGCACGTGCTGGCCAGCCGCGCCACCGATGCCGCGGGCAATGTGCAGGCCGAGCAGCGCGAGGAAAACCTGGGCGGCTACAACAACGCGAGCTGGCGCGACCATGCGGTCACGGTGACCGCAGCGTGA